One Candidatus Poribacteria bacterium genomic region harbors:
- a CDS encoding isochorismatase family protein, whose protein sequence is MIANIPLIISGASGFTNDNALQLTTLRQTPKTTGRNGWRVVEEEVLWQPAETAIIIVDMWNKHWSWGATERVDIMAPRMNAVINTARDRGIQIIHAPSDTMDFYDGHPARAWVLDVPHVEMPDPIEHPDPPQPVDSSDGGSDTGEENSFKAWHCQHPAIEIKDGDAISDNGQEVYNILKQKGIKNLLYMGVHTNMCVLGRSFAIKAMVQSRQFNVALVRDLTDAMYNPFKPPYVSHEEGTQLIIAYIEKFWCSTITSDDLTANSPQ, encoded by the coding sequence ATGATAGCCAACATCCCACTCATCATATCTGGAGCGAGCGGGTTTACTAATGATAATGCACTGCAATTGACAACCCTTCGGCAAACGCCTAAGACGACCGGGCGCAACGGCTGGCGGGTTGTCGAAGAAGAGGTTCTCTGGCAACCAGCCGAAACAGCAATTATTATCGTGGATATGTGGAACAAACACTGGTCATGGGGGGCAACAGAGCGTGTCGATATCATGGCGCCACGAATGAATGCTGTAATTAATACCGCTAGAGATCGAGGGATACAGATTATTCACGCACCGTCAGATACGATGGATTTCTACGATGGACACCCTGCGAGGGCTTGGGTACTTGATGTCCCGCACGTAGAAATGCCTGATCCTATTGAGCATCCAGATCCACCCCAACCGGTTGATTCATCGGACGGCGGTTCGGATACTGGCGAGGAAAACAGTTTCAAAGCGTGGCACTGTCAACACCCAGCAATTGAAATTAAAGATGGGGACGCCATCAGCGACAACGGCCAAGAGGTGTATAACATCCTCAAGCAAAAGGGGATTAAGAATCTACTCTACATGGGCGTCCACACCAATATGTGCGTACTAGGCAGATCCTTCGCGATTAAAGCGATGGTTCAGTCAAGGCAGTTCAACGTTGCATTGGTTCGAGATCTCACTGACGCAATGTACAATCCGTTCAAGCCCCCTTATGTCAGTCACGAAGAAGGAACACAACTAATCATCGCGTACATAGAAAAATTCTGGTGTTCGACAATAACGAGTGACGATCTGACCGCAAATTCGCCTCAGTAG